Proteins from a genomic interval of Pararge aegeria chromosome 26, ilParAegt1.1, whole genome shotgun sequence:
- the LOC120635045 gene encoding jerky protein homolog-like: MASKRKRVVLSLADKLKIIEQLDKGVTGKKLSEIYGVGQATISDIKNSKSTLLNFVSVLENEDGSSSRKTMKKAAAAENFIEKFKTASESGGHKVSKERVTVLNCANSTGNHKLPLLLIGKSRNPRAFKNVKKLPLFYKSQSKAWMTAALFTEWYDEVFIPEVKKHQKSVGKEGSKVLLIVDNAPTHPTAELLERENGQFKTTFLPPNVTSLLQPMDQSVIETMKRHYRRQLLRKLLIEGAEDEELVLANHSKINLKDCCYMVAEAWSLVTAVTLRQEIRKMIVKIPGCTEVSAEDVGEWMACDTSDPGFQILNDDEIVVSVREDVEVEVEEELSADVEVDAGPSASEAFAGLETALKWMERQPECDHLQLLTVKRMRDLAARKRLKTAKQLTLTEMFKKQ, from the exons ATGGCTTCGAAAAGAAAACGTGTTGTGCTATCGTTAGCGGACAAACTGAAAATTATAGAGCAACTCGATAAAGGTGTAACGGGTAAGAAGTTGTCTGAGATTTATGGTGTTGGACAAGCAACAATTTCTGACATTAAAAACAGCAAGTCAACACTTTTAAACTTTGTTTCGGTGCTTGAAAATGAAGATGGAAGTTCCTCCAGGAAAACAATGAAGAAAGCTGCAGCTGctgaaaattttattgaaaaatttaaaactgcatCAGAATCCGGA GGACATAAGGTCAGTAAAGAACGTGTTACAGTGCTTAACTGTGCCAACTCCACTGGAAATCATAAACTGCCACTTCTTTTGATAGGAAAGTCAAGAAATCCAAGAGCatttaaaaacgtaaaaaaacttCCACTCTTCTACAAAAGTCAATCCAAGGCCTGGATGACTGCAGCTTTGTTTACCGAATGGTATGATGAAGTGTTTATTCCTGAAGTGAAAAAGCACCAAAAATCGGTGGGAAAAGAAGGCAGTAAGGTGCTTTTAATTGTTGATAACGCACCCACTCATCCTACAGCAGAACTGTTGGAAAGAGAGAATGGGCAGTTTAAAACGACGTTTTTGCCTCCTAATGTTACAAGTTTGCTGCAACCCATGGACCAGTCTGTTATTGAAACAATGAAGCGCCATTACAGAAGGCAACTGCTGAGAAAACTGCTGATCGAAGGTGCTGAAGATGAAGAATTGGTTTTGGCAAATCatagcaaaataaatttaaaggacTGCTGTTACATGGTAGCGGAAGCTTGGAGTTTGGTTACGGCAGTGACGCTAAGAC AGGAAataagaaaaatgattgtaaaaattCCTGGTTGTACAGAAGTAAGTGCTGAAGATGTAGGAGAGTGGATGGCTTGTGACACGTCTGACCCTGGTTTTCAAATTCTCAATGACGATGAAATTGTTGTAAGTGTGAGAGAAGATGTTGAAGTGGAAGTGGAAGAAGAACTTTCTGCTGATGTTGAAGTAGACGCTGGACCATCAGCTAGTGAAGCATTTGCCGGCCTCGAGACTGCTTTGAAGTGGATGGAGCGTCAGCCCGAGTGTGACCACTTGCAACTGCTCACCGTCAAGCGAATGCGTGACCTGGCTGCCCGAAAACGGTTGAAGACCGCAAAACAGCTTACATTGACGGagatgtttaaaaaacaatga
- the LOC120635046 gene encoding uncharacterized protein LOC120635046, which produces MSSSSEDTARSQVNTRVRQETPKAERVSGKIKAPPFWAEKPNIWFRQDEGQFKMYGITDEETKFYQMLSSLHRQYAAEVEDIITGPPDYARLKTELIKRLSESKENKIKQLLTHEQIGSRKPSQFFRHLQYLAGYTDIPADFLKTIWTSRLPADMQSIVASQHTSTLDTLADFAERIHDIATPPEQVAGVTSLSAIEMLAQQVAELSRSVN; this is translated from the coding sequence ATGAGTAGCAGCAGTGAGGACACGGCCCGCTCGCAGGTTAACACGCGAGTCCGCCAGGAGACCCCAAAAGCGGAACGAGTGAGTGGAAAGATTAAGGCCCCTCCTTTTTGGGCAGAAAAACCAAATATTTGGTTTCGACAAGACGAGGGACAGTTCAAAATGTACGGCATCACCGACGAGGAAACCAAATTCTACCAGATGCTATCGTCGCTGCACAGGCAGTACGCAGCGGAGGTAGAAGATATTATCACTGGCCCGCCCGACTATGCACGGTTGAAAACAGAGCTTATAAAGAGATTGTCCGAGtccaaggaaaataaaataaaacagctcCTGACACACGAACAGATCGGCAGCCGCAAACCGTCGCAATTCTTTCGACATCTGCAATACCTGGCAGGATATACTGATATACCGGCAGATTTTTTAAAGACCATTTGGACCAGCCGGTTGCCCGCGGATATGCAGTCTATAGTCGCATCCCAGCACACCTCGACCTTGGATACCCTTGCTGACTTCGCCGAACGCATTCACGACATTGCTACCCCACCGGAACAGGTAGCTGGTGTGACGTCATTGTCAGCGATAGAGATGTTAGCTCAACAAGTCGCCGAACTAAGCAGGTCAGTCAACTAG